Proteins encoded together in one Pseudomonadota bacterium window:
- a CDS encoding aspartate aminotransferase family protein: MSITPLMPVYPRCDVRPVRGEGCYLIGEKDERYLDFASGIAVNLLGHGHPHLTRAIQDQAATLMHVSNMYGSPQGEKLAQRLVDSTFADTVFFTNSGAEAVECAIKTARAYHQHEDGDDRKRVLITFKNAFHGRTMATISASNQEKMHHGFQPLLDGFRYVEFDDLEAAAAAVGPDTAGFLVEPIQGEGGIRPASAEFLQGLRKLCDEQDMMLVFDEVQCGVARSGQLYAYEHYGVVPDIMASAKGIGGGFPLGACLATEKAARGMGFGSHGSTYGGGPLAMAAGEAVLDVVNNDEFLAHVRTMGERLTAALNQLIPNHDTLFDHVRGAGLMLGLKMKVESRPFVAHLRDHHGLLTVAAGDNVVRLLPPLIIGQTHIDECIEKLSAGARSYQAQLEAAQ, from the coding sequence ATGTCCATCACCCCGCTCATGCCCGTCTATCCACGTTGCGACGTGCGACCCGTTCGGGGCGAAGGCTGCTATCTCATCGGCGAAAAGGATGAGCGCTATCTCGATTTCGCCAGCGGCATTGCGGTCAATCTGCTGGGCCATGGCCATCCGCATCTGACCAGGGCGATCCAGGATCAGGCGGCGACGCTGATGCATGTCTCGAATATGTATGGCAGCCCGCAGGGCGAGAAGCTGGCCCAGCGGCTGGTCGACAGCACCTTTGCCGATACGGTGTTTTTCACCAACTCGGGCGCCGAAGCTGTCGAATGCGCGATCAAGACCGCGCGCGCCTATCACCAGCATGAGGATGGTGATGACAGGAAACGGGTGCTGATAACCTTCAAAAACGCCTTTCATGGCCGCACCATGGCGACGATCAGCGCTTCGAACCAGGAGAAGATGCATCATGGCTTCCAGCCATTGCTGGACGGTTTCCGCTATGTCGAATTTGATGATCTCGAGGCGGCCGCTGCCGCGGTCGGCCCCGATACAGCCGGCTTCCTGGTCGAACCGATTCAGGGTGAGGGGGGCATCCGCCCGGCCAGCGCTGAATTCCTGCAGGGCCTGCGTAAGCTTTGCGACGAGCAGGACATGATGCTGGTATTCGACGAGGTGCAGTGCGGCGTAGCGCGCAGCGGACAGCTTTATGCCTATGAGCATTATGGTGTTGTCCCCGATATCATGGCCAGCGCCAAGGGTATTGGCGGTGGTTTCCCGCTCGGTGCCTGCCTCGCCACTGAAAAGGCGGCGCGCGGTATGGGTTTTGGCAGCCATGGCAGCACCTATGGCGGCGGTCCGCTGGCAATGGCAGCGGGCGAGGCGGTGCTTGATGTCGTCAATAATGACGAATTCCTGGCGCATGTCCGCACCATGGGTGAGCGACTGACTGCGGCGCTCAACCAGCTTATCCCCAATCATGACACGCTGTTTGATCATGTCCGCGGTGCAGGCCTGATGCTGGGCCTCAAGATGAAGGTCGAGAGCCGTCCGTTCGTGGCGCATCTGCGCGATCATCATGGCCTGCTGACGGTCGCAGCCGGTGACAATGTCGTGCGTTTGCTGCCGCCGCTGATCATCGGGCAGACGCATATCGATGAGTGCATCGAAAAGCTCTCCGCCGGTGCGCGCAGCTATCAGGCGCAGCTGGAAGCGGCACAATGA
- the argF gene encoding ornithine carbamoyltransferase: MTAEMRHFLNLGDAGPDAVAAMLNDAIDRKAARAHWPRGRADSDAPLDGHVLAMVFEKNSTRTRVSFDMAMRQLGGSALVLDAGTTQLGRGETVADTARVLSRMADVIMLRTDDHAKVEEMAHHADIPVINGLTDLSHPCQIMADLLTIIEAGKALPGLELAWLGDGNNVTNSIIEAAGMMFFNVRVGVPKGYEPDAGFIAAARAAGSIITVTDDPVAAAGGADVVVTDTWISMGQKDSEAKLAAMMPYQVNEALMQHAREDAMFLHCLPAHRGEEASDAVLDGVQSAIWDEAENRIHAQKSVLRWVFGQI, translated from the coding sequence ATGACCGCCGAGATGCGGCATTTTCTGAATCTTGGCGATGCAGGCCCGGATGCGGTGGCGGCGATGCTTAACGACGCCATTGACCGCAAGGCGGCGCGGGCGCACTGGCCGCGCGGCCGGGCCGACAGCGATGCACCGCTTGATGGTCATGTTCTCGCCATGGTGTTTGAGAAAAACTCGACCCGCACCCGTGTTTCCTTTGACATGGCAATGCGCCAGCTGGGCGGCTCGGCGCTGGTACTCGACGCCGGGACGACGCAATTGGGACGCGGCGAGACGGTGGCCGATACCGCGCGGGTATTGTCGCGCATGGCCGATGTGATCATGCTGCGCACCGATGACCATGCCAAGGTTGAGGAGATGGCGCATCATGCCGATATACCGGTAATCAACGGTCTCACCGATCTGTCGCATCCATGCCAGATCATGGCCGACCTGCTGACGATTATCGAAGCGGGCAAGGCGCTGCCCGGACTGGAACTGGCCTGGCTCGGCGACGGCAACAATGTCACCAACTCCATTATCGAGGCGGCGGGGATGATGTTCTTCAACGTCCGTGTCGGCGTACCCAAAGGCTATGAGCCCGATGCAGGATTTATTGCCGCTGCGCGCGCGGCCGGGTCGATCATCACCGTCACCGATGATCCGGTTGCAGCAGCCGGCGGTGCCGATGTTGTCGTCACCGATACCTGGATTTCAATGGGTCAGAAAGATTCCGAAGCCAAGCTGGCAGCGATGATGCCCTATCAGGTCAATGAGGCGTTGATGCAGCATGCGCGCGAGGATGCGATGTTCCTCCACTGCCTGCCGGCGCATCGCGGCGAGGAAGCCAGCGATGCGGTGCTCGATGGCGTGCAGTCGGCGATATGGGATGAAGCGGAAAACCGTATCCACGCCCAGAAATCGGTATTGCGCTGGGTGTTCGGCCAGATTTAG
- a CDS encoding Hsp33 family molecular chaperone HslO, with protein sequence MTDILSSETGNEIFRDQPLRFFLPQRAVRGRAVRLDAVLDEILAAHDYPVAIKLVLAEALVLATLLGSLLKSAGGQLTMQAQSGQAQSETGVISLLVVDYRAGQLRGYAQFDADRAAELGANASLETLFGTGYLAITFDRDEGEGRYQGIVPIEGDSLAAACQHYFFQSEQIPTLIKVAISADEDDCRGAGLLLQHLPDGEIGRERLHVRHDHPEWEHAAILAETLGHDELLDNSLSMEQLVWRLFHEEHEIRVEPGSMLSRGCRCTLERYREILERFSEADRSEMRDENGVIKVDCAFCSRIFEIHGL encoded by the coding sequence ATGACTGACATTCTTTCATCCGAAACGGGAAACGAGATTTTCCGCGATCAGCCGCTGCGCTTCTTCCTGCCGCAGCGTGCCGTGCGCGGCCGCGCAGTACGGCTCGATGCAGTGCTTGACGAAATATTGGCGGCGCATGACTATCCAGTTGCGATCAAGCTGGTCCTGGCCGAAGCGCTGGTGTTGGCGACATTGCTCGGCTCGCTGCTGAAATCGGCAGGTGGCCAGCTGACCATGCAGGCGCAATCTGGGCAAGCCCAGTCCGAAACCGGTGTCATCAGCCTGCTGGTGGTCGATTATCGCGCCGGCCAATTGCGCGGCTATGCCCAGTTTGACGCGGATCGGGCGGCAGAACTGGGGGCCAATGCCTCGCTGGAAACGCTGTTCGGTACCGGATATCTGGCGATCACCTTTGATCGCGATGAGGGCGAAGGCCGCTATCAGGGCATTGTCCCGATCGAAGGTGATTCACTGGCGGCGGCGTGTCAGCATTATTTCTTCCAGTCTGAGCAGATCCCGACGCTGATCAAGGTCGCGATCAGTGCCGATGAAGACGATTGCCGCGGTGCCGGCCTGCTGCTTCAGCATCTTCCCGATGGTGAAATCGGGCGCGAGCGACTGCACGTTCGTCACGACCACCCTGAATGGGAACATGCCGCGATTCTCGCCGAGACGCTGGGCCATGACGAATTGCTCGACAACAGCCTCAGCATGGAGCAGCTGGTGTGGCGGCTGTTCCATGAAGAGCATGAAATCCGGGTCGAACCGGGCAGCATGCTCAGCCGTGGATGTCGCTGCACATTGGAGCGCTATCGCGAGATATTGGAGCGTTTCTCCGAAGCCGATCGCAGCGAAATGCGCGACGAAAACGGGGTTATCAAAGTCGATTGTGCTTTTTGCTCGCGAATCTTCGAAATCCATGGATTATAA
- a CDS encoding serine hydrolase, whose protein sequence is MPVLSSLPRRIIGLFLIVSLGACASGSVDEQVARPVPPEPVATGSKRVQPVPPPLSLPRRAEAPSELRERLFALWRGFPGKTGIAVRRIDGDWLVSHRGDQYFPQQSVSKLWVALTLLDKVDRGELSLDDPISITPSDLTVFYQPMARRVRREGGIVETAGELLNLAITRSDNSANDALLRHVGGPDAVRDFIDRKDLGRIRFGPGERLLQSRIAGIEWRQNLSEGRAFQAERARQPYEARRKALYAYLNDPIDGASPEAIANALARLARGDLLSAQSTQLILQTMSRTRSGPKRLKGGVPPGWQFGHKTGTGQDLPPISTGYNDVGIMTAPDGTRYAVVVMLGDTTAPVPERMQLMQNVSRAVASSHRR, encoded by the coding sequence ATGCCCGTTTTATCGTCCCTGCCGCGCCGTATCATCGGCCTGTTCCTGATAGTATCGCTGGGTGCCTGTGCATCCGGGTCGGTTGATGAACAGGTCGCGCGACCGGTGCCACCCGAGCCGGTGGCGACCGGATCGAAAAGGGTGCAGCCAGTGCCGCCGCCATTGTCGCTACCGCGTCGTGCCGAGGCTCCGTCTGAATTGCGCGAGCGGCTCTTCGCATTGTGGCGTGGCTTTCCTGGCAAGACCGGGATTGCGGTGCGACGGATCGATGGCGACTGGCTGGTGTCGCATCGTGGCGACCAGTATTTCCCACAGCAAAGCGTGTCCAAGCTGTGGGTGGCGTTGACCCTGCTTGACAAGGTTGATCGCGGCGAACTCAGTCTGGATGATCCGATCAGCATAACCCCGAGCGATCTGACCGTGTTCTACCAGCCCATGGCACGGCGGGTACGCCGTGAAGGGGGTATCGTCGAAACCGCAGGTGAATTGCTCAATCTGGCGATTACCCGCAGCGACAACAGCGCCAATGATGCACTGCTTCGCCATGTCGGCGGGCCCGATGCGGTGCGCGATTTTATTGACCGCAAGGATCTTGGCCGCATCCGTTTCGGCCCTGGTGAGCGGCTGCTGCAAAGCCGGATTGCCGGTATCGAATGGCGACAGAATCTCTCCGAAGGACGCGCTTTTCAGGCCGAACGCGCGCGCCAGCCCTATGAGGCGCGGCGCAAGGCGCTATACGCCTATCTCAACGATCCTATCGATGGCGCCAGCCCGGAAGCGATTGCCAATGCGCTGGCGCGGCTGGCCCGTGGGGATCTTTTGTCGGCGCAATCGACCCAGTTGATATTGCAGACGATGAGCCGCACCCGCAGCGGCCCGAAACGGCTCAAGGGCGGGGTTCCGCCAGGATGGCAATTTGGCCACAAGACCGGCACCGGGCAGGATTTGCCGCCCATCTCCACCGGCTATAATGATGTCGGTATCATGACCGCTCCCGATGGCACACGCTATGCTGTGGTGGTGATGCTGGGCGATACCACGGCGCCGGTGCCCGAGCGTATGCAGCTGATGCAGAATGTGTCACGCGCGGTTGCGTCATCGCACCGGCGCTAA
- a CDS encoding metalloregulator ArsR/SmtB family transcription factor produces the protein MIAAMDMLTTFRALADETRLRILLLLQQMELAVGELALVLDQSQPRVSRHVRILVEAGLAERRKEGSWVFLRLKIASSGVSSAELLRQLLCQHDFLDPSMAAQRDADIARLEEIRAQRADQAARYFAAHADEWDAIRMLHQPEDKVEAALLAMLGDDLGDILDVGTGTGRMIELLADRADHATALDKSPEMLRLARAKLEKFGPDQVEWLLGDFYSLPADNDRFDCVVMHQALHYADNPGAVLTEIGRVLAPGGTVAIIDFAPHALEELRSRDAHARLGFADSQMRDFMAAAGITLSESRELKGAPLTIRIWIGSETQKRNRHPGSGQDDMISPVTANRRKARSV, from the coding sequence ATGATTGCCGCAATGGATATGCTGACCACTTTTCGTGCCCTTGCCGACGAGACTCGGCTGCGAATCCTGCTGCTGTTGCAGCAGATGGAGCTGGCCGTGGGCGAATTGGCGCTGGTGCTTGATCAGAGCCAGCCGCGGGTTTCGCGCCATGTGCGCATATTGGTCGAGGCTGGCCTCGCCGAACGCCGCAAGGAGGGCAGCTGGGTTTTCCTGCGGCTCAAAATCGCCTCATCGGGTGTTTCCAGCGCTGAACTGTTGCGGCAGCTGCTGTGTCAGCACGACTTTCTCGACCCATCTATGGCAGCGCAGCGCGATGCCGATATCGCCCGGCTCGAGGAAATCCGGGCGCAGCGGGCGGACCAGGCGGCACGCTATTTTGCTGCCCATGCCGATGAATGGGATGCGATCCGGATGCTCCACCAGCCCGAGGACAAGGTCGAGGCGGCGTTGCTGGCGATGCTCGGCGATGATCTGGGCGATATTCTCGATGTCGGCACCGGCACCGGGCGGATGATCGAACTGCTTGCCGACCGTGCCGACCACGCCACCGCTCTCGACAAGAGCCCGGAGATGTTGCGCCTCGCCCGGGCCAAGCTGGAAAAATTCGGCCCCGATCAGGTCGAATGGCTGCTTGGCGATTTTTACAGCCTGCCTGCCGATAATGACCGCTTCGATTGTGTCGTGATGCACCAGGCGCTGCATTATGCCGATAATCCGGGTGCCGTTCTGACAGAGATTGGCAGGGTGTTGGCTCCGGGTGGTACTGTGGCCATTATCGATTTTGCACCGCATGCGCTGGAGGAACTGCGCAGTCGCGACGCCCATGCGCGTCTTGGTTTCGCCGACTCACAGATGCGTGATTTCATGGCTGCTGCCGGTATTACCCTGTCGGAAAGCCGCGAACTCAAAGGCGCGCCGCTGACGATCCGCATATGGATTGGCAGTGAAACGCAAAAGCGTAACCGCCATCCTGGTTCCGGTCAGGATGACATGATTTCTCCCGTTACCGCCAACCGGCGAAAGGCCCGATCCGTATGA
- the metF gene encoding methylenetetrahydrofolate reductase — protein MTSSPTPLSLDQLREARTALDTPLFAGLSGDDVEVSFEFFPPKSAKMEETLWNTMTTLAPLGPRFVSVTYGAGGSTRERTHATVARIIRETEVPAAAHLTCVEASKDEIREVAEQYWAAGVRHIVALRGDPPKEGCAFEPHPEGYASAAELVTGLKEIAPFEISVAAYPETHPEADCPQADLDNLKRKLDAGASRAITQFFFSPDAYFRFRDAAAAAGIDAEITPGILPVSNVAQTRKFSGMCGAQIPQWMDDLFEGLDDHPATRQLVAATVAAEMCRRLYAGGVRHFHFYTLNRADLSFAICHLLGIRAKASPLKEAAE, from the coding sequence ATGACTTCGTCCCCGACTCCGCTTTCGCTCGATCAGCTCAGGGAAGCGCGCACCGCGCTCGATACCCCGCTCTTTGCGGGCCTTTCGGGCGATGATGTCGAAGTGTCCTTCGAATTCTTCCCGCCGAAAAGCGCGAAGATGGAAGAGACGTTGTGGAACACGATGACGACGCTGGCACCGCTGGGTCCGCGTTTCGTTTCGGTGACCTATGGTGCCGGTGGTTCGACGCGCGAGCGCACCCATGCCACGGTGGCCCGGATTATCCGTGAGACCGAAGTGCCTGCAGCGGCGCATCTGACCTGTGTCGAGGCGAGCAAGGATGAAATCCGCGAAGTGGCCGAGCAATATTGGGCTGCGGGTGTGCGGCATATTGTCGCACTACGGGGCGATCCGCCCAAGGAGGGCTGTGCGTTTGAGCCACATCCTGAAGGCTATGCCAGTGCGGCTGAATTGGTGACAGGGTTGAAAGAGATTGCACCGTTTGAGATTTCGGTGGCCGCCTATCCCGAGACACACCCGGAGGCTGATTGTCCGCAGGCGGACTTGGATAATCTCAAACGCAAACTGGATGCCGGGGCCAGCCGTGCCATCACCCAGTTTTTCTTTTCGCCCGATGCCTATTTCCGTTTCCGTGATGCGGCGGCAGCGGCGGGCATCGATGCGGAGATCACACCGGGCATCCTGCCCGTCTCCAATGTCGCGCAGACACGCAAATTTTCCGGCATGTGCGGCGCGCAGATACCGCAATGGATGGACGATCTGTTCGAGGGGCTGGATGACCACCCCGCCACCCGCCAGTTGGTCGCGGCCACAGTCGCGGCAGAAATGTGCCGCCGCCTCTATGCTGGTGGGGTACGCCATTTCCATTTCTATACCTTGAACCGTGCGGATCTGAGCTTCGCCATTTGCCATCTGCTCGGCATCCGCGCCAAGGCATCTCCCCTGAAGGAGGCAGCCGAATGA
- a CDS encoding homocysteine S-methyltransferase family protein, whose product MSAREQLKTIAKERIMLFDGGYGTAIQNRNLQEADYRGDLELTADQKGNNDILALTRPDVLAAIHDEYLAAGSDIIETNTFSANSISQADYAAEHLVRDINIASARVAREACDRATARDGRPRFVAGAIGPTNKTLSLSPDVNDPGFREVDFDEMLAVYRAQCDALIEGGVDFILVETIFDTLNAKVAAMAAQEAALAAGRDVPLMISMTITDMAGRNLSGHTVEGFWHAIRHVKPLTVGLNCSFGADQLRPHLAALANASDTLVMAYPNAGLPNDLGEYDETPEQTAALIGKWLEDGLVNIVGGCCGTTPEHITAMAGTVEGASPRTIPSLAVQTRLSGLEPFTMAA is encoded by the coding sequence ATGAGCGCACGCGAGCAACTGAAGACTATCGCCAAAGAGCGCATCATGTTGTTCGACGGCGGCTATGGCACCGCAATCCAGAACCGCAATCTGCAGGAGGCGGACTATCGCGGGGACCTTGAACTGACAGCCGATCAGAAGGGTAATAACGACATTTTGGCGCTGACCCGGCCCGATGTGCTGGCCGCTATCCATGATGAATATCTCGCCGCTGGGTCGGACATTATCGAAACCAACACCTTTAGCGCCAACTCGATCAGCCAGGCCGATTATGCGGCCGAGCATCTGGTGCGCGACATCAATATCGCCTCGGCGCGGGTGGCGCGCGAAGCCTGTGACCGCGCCACCGCCAGGGATGGCCGCCCGCGCTTTGTCGCCGGGGCTATCGGTCCGACCAACAAGACGCTGTCGCTGTCGCCCGATGTCAATGATCCCGGGTTTCGCGAGGTGGATTTTGATGAGATGCTGGCGGTTTATCGTGCGCAATGCGACGCGCTGATCGAGGGCGGTGTTGACTTCATCCTGGTCGAGACGATTTTCGACACGCTGAATGCCAAGGTGGCGGCGATGGCAGCGCAGGAAGCGGCGCTGGCTGCCGGTCGTGATGTGCCGTTGATGATTTCTATGACGATTACCGACATGGCCGGACGCAATCTGTCGGGTCATACCGTCGAGGGCTTCTGGCACGCCATTCGTCATGTGAAGCCACTGACCGTCGGGCTGAACTGCTCTTTCGGCGCGGACCAGTTGAGGCCGCACCTCGCTGCTCTCGCCAATGCATCGGATACACTGGTCATGGCCTATCCCAATGCCGGCCTGCCCAATGATCTCGGCGAATATGACGAGACGCCCGAGCAAACGGCGGCGCTGATCGGCAAATGGCTGGAGGACGGTCTGGTCAATATTGTCGGCGGGTGTTGCGGCACCACACCCGAGCATATTACAGCAATGGCCGGTACGGTCGAAGGCGCTTCCCCCCGCACGATCCCGTCACTTGCGGTACAAACCCGGCTATCGGGCCTCGAACCCTTCACCATGGCGGCGTAA
- the metH gene encoding methionine synthase, with protein sequence MTQSSTQFVNIGERTNVTGSARFKKLIMNDDYDAAVEVARQQVENGAQIIDINMDEGLLDAEKAMTRFLKLIAAEPDIARVPFMIDSSKWSVIEAGLKCVSGKPIVNSISMKEGEEEFLAHARKCMAYGAAVVVMAFDETGQADTKDRKVEICIRAYKLLTGIGFPPEDIIFDPNVFAVATGIDEHRRYGLDFIEAVAEIKAACPHVHFSGGLSNLSFSFRGNEPVRRAMHSVFLYHAIPAGLDMSIVNAGQLDIYDDIDPALREACEDVILDREPKNGGDATEILIEMAESFRGKSKEEDKAAAEWRSYDVPKRLEHALVKGIDAHIVDDTEEMRLAVKERGGRPIEVIEGPLMDGMNVVGDLFGSGKMFLPQVVKSARVMKKAVAHLFPFIEAEKEEGAKGKGKIIMATVKGDVHDIGKNIVGVVLQCNGFEVVDLGVMVPWQDILKAANENDADMIGLSGLITPSLDEMVTVAEEMEKADMTRPLLIGGATTSKVHTALRIAPTYSGPTVHVLDASRAVGVASTLVSETQAEGFIERTANDYAEVRAKREGRGKSQLVPLETARANGFVADMSMKATPVQQPGLHVYGDWDLEDLVETIDWTPFFRSWELAGSYPKILDDSVVGPSARSLFDDAQKMLDKIISEKWLTAKGVVGLWPCKRDGDDVLIDVDGKKVRMPFLRQQVEKREGRANMCLADFIDPEGDWMGGFAVTAGHGIDEHLERFKADHDDYSDILLKALADRLAESFAERMHQHVRTTLWGYAPDEQLTNEALIREQYRGIRPAPGYPACPDHSQKPVLFDMLNATENTGITLTESFAMLPTAAVSGFYFGHAQSDYFGVARVGEDQLTDYASRRDVDIDIARRWLRPNMD encoded by the coding sequence ATGACCCAATCCTCCACCCAATTCGTCAATATCGGCGAGCGCACCAATGTTACCGGGTCGGCGCGCTTCAAAAAGCTGATCATGAATGACGATTATGATGCTGCTGTCGAGGTCGCTCGCCAGCAGGTGGAAAATGGCGCCCAGATTATCGACATCAATATGGACGAGGGCCTGCTCGACGCGGAAAAGGCGATGACGCGCTTCCTCAAGCTGATCGCTGCCGAGCCCGATATTGCCCGGGTGCCGTTTATGATCGATTCGTCCAAATGGTCGGTGATTGAAGCGGGGCTGAAATGCGTTTCCGGCAAGCCGATCGTCAATTCGATCAGCATGAAGGAAGGCGAGGAGGAGTTTCTCGCCCATGCGCGCAAATGCATGGCCTATGGCGCCGCTGTGGTGGTGATGGCGTTTGACGAGACCGGGCAGGCGGACACCAAGGACCGCAAGGTCGAAATCTGCATCCGCGCTTATAAGCTGCTCACCGGCATCGGTTTTCCGCCGGAAGATATCATCTTTGACCCCAATGTCTTTGCTGTCGCCACCGGCATTGACGAGCATCGCCGCTATGGGCTGGATTTTATCGAGGCGGTGGCAGAGATCAAAGCTGCTTGCCCGCATGTGCATTTCTCTGGCGGTCTGTCCAACCTGTCGTTCAGTTTCCGCGGTAATGAGCCGGTGCGCCGGGCGATGCACAGCGTATTTCTCTATCACGCTATCCCTGCCGGGCTCGATATGTCGATTGTCAATGCCGGTCAGCTCGATATCTATGACGATATTGACCCGGCGCTGCGCGAGGCGTGCGAGGATGTTATCCTCGACCGCGAACCGAAAAATGGCGGCGATGCGACTGAAATCCTGATCGAAATGGCCGAGAGCTTCCGCGGCAAGTCCAAGGAAGAGGACAAGGCCGCGGCGGAATGGCGCAGCTATGATGTGCCCAAACGGCTGGAGCATGCGCTGGTCAAGGGCATCGACGCGCATATCGTCGATGATACCGAAGAAATGCGGCTGGCTGTCAAAGAGCGCGGCGGCAGACCGATTGAGGTGATTGAAGGGCCGTTGATGGACGGTATGAATGTCGTCGGCGACCTGTTCGGATCGGGCAAGATGTTCCTGCCTCAAGTGGTCAAATCCGCGCGGGTGATGAAGAAGGCCGTGGCGCATCTGTTCCCCTTTATCGAGGCGGAGAAAGAGGAAGGCGCCAAGGGCAAAGGCAAGATCATCATGGCCACTGTAAAGGGCGATGTGCACGATATCGGCAAGAACATCGTCGGCGTGGTGCTGCAGTGCAATGGCTTTGAGGTCGTTGATCTGGGCGTGATGGTGCCGTGGCAGGATATCCTCAAGGCCGCGAACGAGAATGACGCTGATATGATCGGGCTTTCGGGCCTGATTACCCCGTCGCTTGACGAGATGGTGACCGTGGCCGAGGAAATGGAAAAGGCTGACATGACGCGGCCTTTGCTGATTGGCGGTGCGACCACATCCAAAGTGCACACGGCCTTGCGTATCGCGCCGACCTATTCGGGCCCGACGGTGCATGTGCTCGATGCCAGTCGCGCTGTGGGTGTGGCATCAACTTTGGTCAGTGAGACACAGGCTGAAGGCTTTATTGAGCGCACCGCCAATGACTATGCCGAAGTCCGTGCCAAGCGGGAAGGGCGCGGCAAGTCGCAACTGGTCCCGCTCGAAACCGCGCGCGCTAATGGTTTTGTCGCCGATATGAGCATGAAGGCAACGCCGGTGCAGCAGCCGGGGCTGCATGTCTATGGGGACTGGGATCTGGAAGACTTGGTCGAGACGATTGACTGGACGCCATTCTTCCGCAGCTGGGAGTTGGCGGGGAGCTACCCGAAAATCCTGGATGACTCGGTGGTCGGCCCGAGTGCGCGCAGCCTGTTTGATGATGCGCAGAAGATGCTCGATAAAATCATCTCCGAGAAATGGCTCACCGCTAAAGGCGTGGTCGGCTTGTGGCCTTGTAAGCGTGACGGTGATGATGTGCTGATTGATGTGGATGGCAAAAAGGTGCGTATGCCGTTCCTGCGCCAACAAGTCGAAAAGCGCGAAGGCCGAGCCAATATGTGCCTAGCTGACTTCATTGATCCGGAAGGGGACTGGATGGGTGGCTTCGCCGTTACCGCAGGCCATGGCATTGACGAGCATCTTGAACGGTTCAAGGCCGATCATGACGATTATTCGGACATATTGCTCAAGGCGCTGGCTGACCGGCTGGCCGAGTCTTTTGCCGAGCGGATGCACCAGCATGTCCGCACCACGCTTTGGGGCTATGCGCCCGATGAGCAGCTTACCAACGAGGCGCTGATCCGTGAGCAGTATCGCGGCATCCGGCCTGCACCGGGCTATCCTGCCTGTCCCGATCACAGCCAGAAGCCGGTCCTGTTCGATATGCTCAACGCGACCGAGAATACCGGCATCACGCTCACCGAAAGCTTCGCCATGCTGCCGACAGCGGCGGTCTCCGGCTTCTATTTCGGCCATGCGCAATCGGACTATTTCGGTGTAGCGCGTGTCGGCGAGGATCAGCTCACCGATTATGCTTCCCGGCGCGACGTGGATATCGATATCGCCCGCCGCTGGCTGCGGCCCAATATGGATTAG
- a CDS encoding cupin domain-containing protein, which translates to MAAFDDALRRIITGDTPGGESFIMIDDGPSSSMGDVDAGGLFEIWEDASSGALDPKAGDDLGTARPVLGPRKGNFQVRWFVVNPLPEGVPKPQLDALVKQAFAQADGDRHMIDQSRHPAMHETHSIDVICLLQGEVSLILESGEPTRLKPGNVVIQRGTNHAWEAHGGPALLLAVLIDRELVGEA; encoded by the coding sequence ATGGCAGCATTTGACGACGCGCTGAGGCGCATCATTACCGGTGACACGCCCGGGGGTGAGTCCTTCATCATGATCGATGACGGTCCGTCCTCGAGCATGGGTGATGTGGATGCCGGCGGGCTATTCGAAATCTGGGAAGATGCTTCGAGCGGTGCGCTTGACCCCAAGGCAGGTGACGATCTGGGTACCGCCAGGCCGGTGCTGGGACCCCGCAAGGGCAATTTTCAGGTGCGTTGGTTTGTCGTCAATCCGCTGCCCGAAGGCGTGCCCAAGCCGCAGCTCGATGCGCTGGTCAAACAGGCCTTTGCCCAGGCCGATGGTGACCGGCATATGATCGACCAGTCGCGCCATCCGGCGATGCACGAGACGCACAGTATCGATGTTATCTGCCTGCTGCAGGGCGAGGTGTCGCTGATCCTCGAAAGCGGCGAACCGACACGGCTGAAACCCGGCAATGTCGTTATCCAGCGCGGCACCAACCATGCTTGGGAAGCACATGGCGGCCCGGCGCTGCTGCTGGCCGTTCTGATCGACCGGGAACTGGTGGGCGAAGCATAG